The Methanosarcina barkeri str. Wiesmoor DNA segment TCCGAGGGTATCCTCACTTCCCTTCTCATCCAAAAATTCCCGTTTATAGTTCATGAAGTTGTGGAAATGCCCCGTGGTGGTCTGGGCATGTTCAAGAAAACTCAGATATATTGTAATTAACTTCCAGAACTCCTCAGCTTTTTTCTGGTTATCTATTAACTGTGTCAGTACAACAAGAGCTCGGCCTACGTCATCAGTACTGTACCCGTAATGACGAGCCGGCACACCAAGATTGGTATGCTGAATAATGCCTACGTCGTCAGTTAATAATTTCAGGTAATCAAGTTTTACTTCAGGAAGCTGGTTTGGAAGGAAATTAAACTTTTTTAAGGTGGAGTAGGCACTGTAATTCTTTAAAGCTCTGGTGAAAACCTTGTTATATTGTTTACCTACATTTTTCCATGTCATTTTTCGACCGAAATCATATGCCTTTTTGCGCATATTATCACACTCTTCTGGATTTTCTATTAAATACAAAAGAGATTTTTTAAAACCACCTGTGTCTCCGAAATCTACAAGCAAACCGCGATTATCAGAAAGCATTTCCTGAGCATACCAGTATGGAGTGGAAACTATTGCTTTTCCCATACCAATTGCATAGGTCAGAGCGCCGCTTACTATCTGCTCTCTGGAAAGGTAGGGAGATACGTAAATATCACTGGCAAGGATATAATTACAAAGTTCTTCTTTCTCGACAAATTTGTCATGGAATACTACATTTTTTTCAAGTCCGAGTTCTGAAACCTTATTCTGAAGGTATTGCCTGTATGTTTCTCCAAAGTTCTTTTTAATTACAGGATGCGTAGCACCCAGTATGAGGTAAACGAGGTCAGGGTACTGGCTTATGACTTCAGGAAGAGCATCAAGCATACTTTCGATACCTTTATTCTGGCTCAGCAGGCCGAAAGTTAAGACAAGAGGAGATCCCTTCAGGTTCAATCTATTTCTATACTTACTGCAGTTATTAAAAGGGTAATCCGGTACTCCGTGAAAGATTAATTCTATTTTATCCTCGGGAACTTTATAAACGTCTTTTAACATCTCGACTGCAGTCTGGCTCATCACAATTAGCTTTTCGGAATACCTGATGAGTTTTTCCGTGGATGCTCGATACTCAGGTTCAGGTTCCCGGATTACAGTATGCATCGTGCTTATCACAGGTTTGTTGATTCCTGAAAGAAGAGCAAAAATATAGTCTCCCGCATTTCCCCAGAAAAGCCCAAATTCGTGCTGCAGGCATACGATATCAATATCAGATTGGTTTATATAATCCGCAGCCCGGTAATAATCCTCTATCCTGTCCCTCTGTATTTGAAAAACGACTTCTTCAGGATAATTATAGGTCTCAGAGGGATCGTTCAAAGCAATTACTTCACAATGAACGTCATTACCTTCTCCGGGCATTGAATTTAAAAGATCGGATGTGAATGTGGCAATCCCACACTCTTTTGGAATATAAGTTCCTATAAATAACACTTTCAATTGTTTATTCAATTAATACCCCCAAACTCAAAGTAACTCAATTGCTTTCTGTATTTTTACCTGTGGTACAGTTTTTCAGTCACATATTTGTATTCTCCGTGAAACCACATTATCCGATACCAATCCGCACACTATGCATCACAAAGTTTATTCTATCTTACATAAAGCTATATATATTTTTTATAAATATATGACTACAGTAAAAATATATAGTCAAAAATCCATAAAATATAGCTGTATACCAGGCATAGGTAATCACTAATAACTCAGATGATTACTAAATAGCGATAGATTTATGATCCCACCCAATCACTCACTTCGCTAAACTTCAACAAAGTAGGTAATAAAATACTGATTAGACAATTGTATTCGATGCTATTTAATATTATTTATAAATATAATTGTTTGTGTTAACAGAAAAAGTCAAAAGAAAATTGTGAAAAGATAGTGCCTGAGAAGCAATAAGATGGTTTTTACTATCACTGAGTTTTTCCTGATCAACACCAATTCAATACTGAATTTTAGCTTTTGTTCCCTGTCTTTTCTGTTGGAATCTTTTTTCTTTCTTCTGTTTAAAATCCTATAATATGTATTACTTTTTCTCCATCTAGCTTTATCCAAATCTGAATGTAATTTAAGTATAAATAGTAAAATATAAAACAAAAGCTATGGGATGATTCTAATTTTTGAGTAAGACACCCCGAGTTTTAGACTGGATAATATGAAAATTAAAAATGTAAAAACTTTTTAGAGTTAACTAACTGATGCATTACAGTTTATGTTCGCAGTGAATAGAGCTCTACCATAAAAAATACAGTGAATATATTTTTACCATATATATATTTCAAATATGTTCTTTCATGCTGTTCCTTCCAAAAAAGAAACTTGCTGTTTAGCCAATGTTTTTATAATAATGTGAATATTTAATTCACTTAAGAAGTTATGTTAAGAAAGCTGAAATGTCTTTTTTAAATACTCAGACTTTTACATTTAAGGCAACTGTTTTTCAGTGTAGTGTATATAGGAATCAAGGTATAGAAGTCATTAGCTGGGGTTAGGAACCAAGGCATTAAAACCTGAAAAATAGTAATAGAGCAGGTGATTGTTTGAAAGCCGTCTTCAAAAATTATCGAAATTCTGATCTGGCAGGGAGAGTAGGTTTTTTAAAAATGATCAGATATGAGCTGTTATCCCTCGCTATACGTGTCGGCCGTGCTATCGCAAAAATTTTCGATATTTGTGCCTTCCCTGAGCTTATGGATCATTTATGGCAAATTGTTAAAATTAATACCCGGAAACTTACTGCAGTAGAGGAAAAAGAAGCTCAAAGCATATTTGGAAACAGAATTAATTATCAAAAGGTGCATATCGACGAAGCTTCATTTCTCGCCTGGCTGGGGGCAAAGCTG contains these protein-coding regions:
- a CDS encoding glycosyltransferase, coding for MNKQLKVLFIGTYIPKECGIATFTSDLLNSMPGEGNDVHCEVIALNDPSETYNYPEEVVFQIQRDRIEDYYRAADYINQSDIDIVCLQHEFGLFWGNAGDYIFALLSGINKPVISTMHTVIREPEPEYRASTEKLIRYSEKLIVMSQTAVEMLKDVYKVPEDKIELIFHGVPDYPFNNCSKYRNRLNLKGSPLVLTFGLLSQNKGIESMLDALPEVISQYPDLVYLILGATHPVIKKNFGETYRQYLQNKVSELGLEKNVVFHDKFVEKEELCNYILASDIYVSPYLSREQIVSGALTYAIGMGKAIVSTPYWYAQEMLSDNRGLLVDFGDTGGFKKSLLYLIENPEECDNMRKKAYDFGRKMTWKNVGKQYNKVFTRALKNYSAYSTLKKFNFLPNQLPEVKLDYLKLLTDDVGIIQHTNLGVPARHYGYSTDDVGRALVVLTQLIDNQKKAEEFWKLITIYLSFLEHAQTTTGHFHNFMNYKREFLDEKGSEDTLGRAIYGLGHVVSCPYLSKNIRTLAHTLISKARPEMEKLNYPRAKAYTMCGLYEMLRTGVDTDEFESVFNSRRDEIKSVDSLVSKDIFESIFVSHANSLVDLYEANHKEDWNWFEPTVTYSNAKLSESLLLAYNYTKDRTYRKIGLDTLDFLTDIQWIGDFFDMVGNQGWYSYNGEKPIFDQQPIEAGYLTQAYVSAYEIVHDKKYLELARYSFEYFLGRNRLRTVMYDYSTGAVCDGLNRDGMNCNQGAESVICFLMALSSLNKHMDKAFSTILQSRVSDEVDDRILQKRRSFFSANQVE